The Gadus macrocephalus chromosome 20, ASM3116895v1 genome includes a region encoding these proteins:
- the LOC132449005 gene encoding toll-like receptor 8: MNTPIYWPYLVGRLLLFLHQGSHTAMFQHSTNWMSRQFPCDVNGLVFDCGAKNLQKVPDGITSNATVVNLSKNNLQQIPGSAFSHLKDLTELNLNNANMLGLQNANINKYAFKNLTKLLLLDLGNNRLTYIPGNLPHSLTTIWLNNNRILVLNNNSFSGIRNVKKLFLQRNCYLGNNCSKQLNISDNTFAVMTKLEFLDLSLNNLTHVPKGLPTTLTELTINDNQIYYISEEDFKELHHLKVLSIHGNCQRCENAAYHCIACPNISLGIHPKAFTNLNQLKTLHLAGNSLTELNDFWFQNLKQLTRLLLSFNLLENAIQGELKCFSSLSKLAHLDLSFNFRLKKYPKTVQLSNAFSKLRSLRVLHLVGLVFRRIEFVTLKALFSLKHLTVLNLGTNFIVHCNSTIFKDLPQLQSIYLSENKLYPVSVSTPNPPGQGGNVKADLISSPQLMANSLNFGITLANPECIKAGRVLSFSSNNLFFITPEQFEGYDNISCLNLSRNGFSSALNGTEFKSLPNLTYLDLSFNKIDLAYSDAFQELQKLKVLDISFNDHYFKAYGITNNLDFVKNLPVLEILNMSNNCIHTLTTKWLQSDSLKELRFGHNELGTLWKDDSYINLFTNITNLNILDISSNNIVEIPDKVYVLLPWQLTTLFINDNKLSDFNWTKLEHFNNLQTLDLSHNAITYVRSVTTRSLITLNLAHNKIAQLSNGFIEGAKRLKTLLLNHNELTVINQTNFLTRPKNLTTLSLHRNPFQCSCDAMDFILWIEGNNVTIPSLKTDVYCFVSYGHPQVMIYFDFEQCVNNTLALLISILTTTFIVVTTSMATVAHIFYWDASYVLHYLKAKWKGYRSSASQDNVYDVFVTYDTKDPWVSEWVLQTLRVKLEVEGEKALPLCLEERDWPLGIPVIDNLTHSIRYSRKTLFVLTKAYAKTGVFRLAMYLAHQRLLDENLDVIVVLMLEPVLQNSHFLHLRRRLCGESVLEWPRTAAAEPWFWQNLRNVVRVDNQTMYTSTYSQYFTCRERLKL, translated from the exons ATG AATACGCCCATCTATTGGCCTTACCTTGTGGGTCGACTTCTTCTGTTTTTACATCAAGGGAGTCATACTGCCATGTTCCAACACAGTACAAATTGGATGTCCCGGCAGTTTCCATGTGATGTCAATGGACTAGTGTTTGACTGTGGGGCAAAAAATCTTCAAAAAGTACCTGACGGGATAACCAGCAATGCCACTGTAGTCAATTTATCAAAAAACAATCTTCAGCAAATACCAGGGAGTGCATTTTCTCATCTGAAAGATCTCACTGAACTTAATCTTAACAACGCAAATATGCTTGGCCTGCAGAACGCCAACATCAATAAGTATGCTTTCAAAAATCTAACTAAGCTGCTATTGTTGGATTTAGGTAACAATCGTCTGACTTATATCCCCGGAAATCTTCCTCACAGTCTGACAACGATTTGGCTAAACAATAACCGCATCCTGGTGCTAAACAATAACAGCTTTTCTGGTATAAGAAATGTGAAAAAACTATTCCTGCAAAGAAACTGCTATTTGGGCAATAATTGCTCCAAGCAATTGAACATTTCAGATAACACTTTTGCAGTTATGACGAAGCTCGAGTTTCTGGACCTTTCCCTCAACAATTTAACACACGTTCCAAAGGGACTACCAACAACGCTAACCGAACTGACAATAAATGACAACCAAATATATTACATTTCTGAAGAGGACTTTAAAGAGCTCCATCACTTAAAAGTACTGAGCATACATGGAAACTGCCAAAGATGTGAAAATGCTGCATATCACTGTATAGCTTGCCCCAATATTTCACTTGGAATCCACCCCAAGGCGTTTACTAACCTTAACCAACTAAAGACATTGCACTTAGCAGGCAACTCCCTGACAGAACTTAATGATTTTTGGTTTCAAAATCTCAAACAACTGACGAGACTCTTGCTATCATTCAATCTTTTAGAAAATGCCATTCAGGGTGAACTGAAGTGTTTTAGTAGTCTTTCAAAATTAGCACATTTAGATCTGTCGTTCAactttagacttaaaaaatacCCAAAGACCGTTCAGCTGTCAAATGCTTTTTCAAAGCTTAGGTCGCTTCGAGTATTGCACTTGGTTGGTTTAGTTTTTAGAAGAATTGAATTTGTTACTTTGAAAGCTCTTTTTTCGCTCAAACACCTAACTGTGCTAAATCTAGGGACTAACTTTATTGTTCACTGTAATTCCACCATATTCAAAGATCTCCCACAGTTGCAAAGCATATATCTATCAGAGAACAAACTGTATCCCGTTTCAGTAAGTACGCCTAACCCACCTGGCCAGGGAGGAAATGTTAAAGCCGACCTGATTTCTTCACCACAACTGATGGCCAACTCGTTAAATTTTGGTATCACTTTGGCTAATCCAGAGTGTATCAAAGCAGGGCGTGTGCTGAGTTTTAGCTCAAATAATCTTTTCTTCATTACCCCGGAGCAATTTGAAGGCTATGATAATATCTCATGCCTTAACCTTTCAAGAAATGGGTTTTCATCTGCATTAAATGGGACAGAATTTAAGTCGTTGCCAAATCTGACATATCTGGATCTGTCATTTAATAAGATTGACTTGGCCTATAGTGATGCATTCCAGGAATTACAGAAGCTAAAGGTATTGGACATCAGTTTCAACGACCACTACTTTAAAGCCTATGGGATCACAAATAATTTAGATTTTGTTAAAAATTTACCTGTTCTTGAGATATTAAATATGAGCAATAATTGTATTCACACTTTAACTACCAAATGGTTACAGAGTGATTCATTAAAAGAGCTTCGATTTGGACACAATGAACTTGGGACTCTTTGGAAAGATGACTCGTATATAAATCTGTTTACTAATATCACTAATTTGAATATACTTGACATTTCATCCAACAACATTGTTGAAATTCCTGATAAGGTTTACGTTTTGTTACCATGGCAGCTCACAACCCTGTTCATAAATGATAATAAACTCTCTGATTTTAATTGGACTAAACTAGAACATTTCAACAACCTCCAGACCCTCGATCTAAGTCACAATGCTATAACTTATGTAAGAAGCGTTACCACCCGTTCTTTAATAACTCTGAATCTGGCTCATAATAAAATTGCACAACTGTCAAATGGATTTATAGAGGGCGCCAAAAGGCTTAAAACCCTCCTGCTGAACCACAACGAGTTGACAGTTATCAACCAGACCAACTTCTTAACGAGACCTAAAAACCTTACAACGTTGTCTTTACATAGAAACCCATTTCAATGCTCATGTGATGCCATGGATTTTATTCTTTGGATTGAAGGCAACAATGTCACCATCCCAAGCCTGAAAACGGATGTCTATTGCTTCGTATCCTACGGCCATCCTCAGGTGatgatttattttgattttgAGCAGTGTGTCAACAACACTCTGGCACTACTGATCTCCATTCTCACAACTACCTTCATCGTTGTCACCACGTCGATGGCAACGGTGGCACACATCTTCTACTGGGACGCCTCCTACGTCCTGCATTACCTGAAGGCCAAATGGAAGGGCTATCGTTCTTCGGCCTCACAAGACAACGTGTACGACGTCTTCGTGACATATGACACCAAAGACCCCTGGGTCTCTGAGTGGGTGCTGCAGACGCTGAGGGtgaagctggaggtggagggggagaaggcgTTGCCCTTGTGTCTAGAGGAGCGGGACTGGCCCCTCGGCATCCCGGTGATCGACAACCTCACCCACAGCATTCGCTACAGCCGCAAGACCCTGTTTGTGCTGACGAAGGCGTACGCCAAGACGGGGGTGTTCCGCTTGGCCATGTACCTGGCCCACCAGCGGCTGCTGGATGAGAACCTGGACGTGATCGTGGTGCTGATGTTGGAGCCGGTGCTGCAGAACTCTCACTTCCTGCatctgaggaggaggctgtgCGGGGAGAGTGTTTTGGAGTGGCCCCGGACTGCGGCCGCTGAGCCCTGGTTTTGGCAGAACCTCAGGAATGTAGTCAGGGTGGACAACCAGACGATGTACACCAGCACTTACTCTCAGTACttcacctgcagagagagactgaagctGTAG